aaaaaatattattaaataaatatttgaaaaatatatgtgTGTCAAAAggtattgtttttattataatgttaaCACAGCGTTGCCAAGTGTTTAAATTAATGTAAACTATATGCTTACGTTTTCCTTAAAAACAGGCATAAGGTTACATTAAAAAGACACATTTTAGGTtaagaaaagcaaaaaaatgtttcttaacATGAAAAAGCGAGTCCTTAGTGGCATAGCTGTCCATAAGAATTAGGTACTTGACTACTTGTTAGGTCCTCGGGtcaaagaagaaaaggttttctaTCTGTTTAACCTGTCATAATATCAGATagtttcaatattaaaaaattaaataaattagggttttgaaataaaaaaaatgttagttttaAATTCTTCAATCGCgtattcttaatatatatatatatatatatatatatatatatattaatgtatgcattttcatataattttataaatatttaaaagatggAACTTTGTCTctttataatgatttaattcCATGcagttaaaaatattgattagtttacttttaaaaattatatgaatgtaatttgataatttaaaagaaaactaaaaatgacgctctgttttgataattttgaagTTGAATTAACTAAACAGTATTATTCCtgtaaaaatacaatttttaaacaaCTTACATACAAAGTTTAGTGTTTTAGCATGGTTATTTAGTTAAAgttaatgtttctttttcataattcaTACAATATAAATTGcactaaaattatttataaataaaattctactTCTGGTCGAAAAATCACAATCAAAATACCAGATAAGCTTATGTCCTTTTCCTCGGGTCTCACCGTCACCGCACGTGGCCCGTCTCAATAATGgtaatgtgaaaaataatttatattttcaatcacTTAGAAATTATCATATAGgatgatttaaaaataagtagtaattaaaaatattgttgcgTTATTAAACAcagtttttatttaaactatatttcGCGGTCTttcttataaattaagaaatataaccTCATTCATTAGATTactctttttttattcaaatgcAATTTAAATCCATCCATAGAAAATCATAATATTACTCCCAGTACAacctaagttttttttttctcaaaaagaaaataatatttaatatctcACCACCTCTTTTTTAGGgaaattattacataatattatGACTCCTATTCATGAAAACATACTTACATTAGCATTTTTGTTgccaaaataatttaaatatttttttaattacataaatattattaatcaaaACCGCAGTCATAAGTATTCTGATAAGagttatttacaaaatttgtttatgaacaaaaacagttttcttaaataaacatcatataaaagtTAACATTTACCTGCTCTGTGTTCATTGGTTAGCTAGCTAGACAAGGGCGCAGGCAGGATCCCTTTCCATGTCCATGAAACTGCTAAATTTTGTTGGGAGGAACAGAAAAAATGCAAAAcaaattctgaaaagaaaaaaattagaaagagaaagagaagaagatcGAGAAGCTGATCCAACTCGAACAAACAAAAGACTCTCTTGTTTGTGGACTGAGTACGAAGACAGAAGAAAACATGCTTTAACACGTGCCTTTTCAATCCCACTGCTTTTCGCATTCTGACTATTCCAtacttccttcttctcttctcagTTCCTCTTCTCAAGAGAGAGAAACAGTGAGACATTTTCTCTCACTTCTCAATGAAAGGGGAACTGAAAATGAAGTCAAAGATGAAATGGGTTGGCCTGTTTGGCCTCGTGCTCTCTGCTTTCTCTATCTTTATTCACTTCCTCCTTGCTAGATTCACTCAAATGGGTGCTGCAGACTTTGAGTCCTCCATCACAATCTTCTCTTGGAGACCCATCTTCGAGAAACCAATTCCCCCCACAAATGTAATTCTCTAATCACATATCTTACCCAAAGATCTCACCTTTTTCTACAATTTCAAGTGGGGTTTTACCTTTGCATTGCTCTGGTATCCCCAACATTCTAGGGACTGTTGATGGTTCGAAGTTTTGGCTTTGTGCTCCGGAAAATGACAAAGGGACAACATTCCCTGTCATATTCCGCGTGTGGCTCTGTAGTTAGATGCTGTGCTGGTTTCTGTTTTTCTCCTTTGTCATGGAAATAAGCTTAACAGCGTTGCTTTTGTTCATTGGTTCGGATCAGTCGGTTGCCACGTTTAACTGAATTTTGGAGCACGGTGTCGCTCCTATGTATTCGATTCATTGGCCAATGTGCTTTTGGACTATGTTTTCATTTGtcgatatttttttaattttgttctttgtccctttatttttctcttttcaaatatttgttcttgttatttgtgCTGCAGAGTCCCTCTCACAGAAGATTATGGGGTCCGGTGAAGCGTCTTGAATCACTGTATCCGGATTCAAATCCGCAAGGAAATTATGCTGGTGAGTTCCATGTTTCATCTTTTTGCTATGCTGTCATTTCTATTGCTTGAAAAATCACAGGTTTTTGTACTGGTCTATTTGATACTGAATTTTCTGCTGACCAAACTTGTGATTTATTTTGGGGTTGTCTATCCGTTAAAGTGAGTTGAGTATTGATTCCGAACTTTAACAAAACAGGTCATCTATAGAAAATTTTAGGCACTTTTTTCCTGGCTTTTTTTTTACTACTATTACTATAAGAAATGGAATTAGGACTATCTGGTTATGTAAAGCCAATGCAGTGCCTCTATCATATATAAGCATGTGATGTCATATTGTGTGACTGGAACTCGTTCCTTTCACTTTTGTGCTTCTTGaggaaaaattgtttttctgtcCATGATAATTGATGTCTAAATTTATGTCTTATCCTTGGGGTAGTACTGCTTGTGTTTGTGTTTCTCATTGATGAGCAATTATATCACCTactttaaaaaatcaataataacatGCTTCATTGACAATATAAGATATCGAGTTATCTGAAGGGGTCTGTGGAGTTTGAACTTCAATATCCGTATCTCCATATTATCGTCTTTGTAAGAATGTTTGATCACTATGATCATATGTTGCCCTGATCTTATATTTCCTCTAACACGTttatttcctttcattttctgCCTTGCTTTTGTGTGTACATACCAAGATTGTCAAACTTTGTCGCTCATAGTCCCAAAGATTTCACCATGCAAATTATCAGACATTTGAATCTTTAAATATGTTGCTCACCATGcatttgattttgtttctctatgtttttatatgcaagatatattgtaatttaaataccatttcctttattttcatACTTTGTATTACGTGTAAAATCAGATAAGTTCTTTGCAGGAGAGGAGAAACTTGTGCTTCTGTAAACTACTGTTTAATCTTTTATCTCTCTCTCTGAAAGAAAATATCTCTATCTTTCCTGACAGATCCTGTTTCACAAACAAATGGATTTATTTTTGTTCGGATACGAGGTGGTTTTCATGAGATCAGGAATTCGGTAAGGGTggttctaagttttaaggttttAACACGTTATATTTAAATCATACTGAACTGAACCATTATCTTGTTTTTTCAGATATGTGATGTTGTTGTGGTTGCCCGACTTCTCAATGCTACGTTAGCTATGCCTGAGATCCTATCAACAACCAGCAGCAAGGGAATAAGGTAACTATTCTTCCATAAAATTACAGAAGCTTACATTCAACTCAGTCTGATATGATCTAAATTATGTGTTTAAACTATTtcactattttctttataattatttttatccagCTCTCAGTTCAAGAGTTTTGCATACCTATATAATGAAGAGCAATTTGTCCTATCATTAGCAAAAGACGTCACTATTGTGAGAACTCTTCCAAAAGACCTAAAGGGAGcaaggagaaagaaagagataCCTGTCTTTAGAGTACCATATTCAGCATcacctttttattattttcatcatgttCTCCCTGTATTAAAGTCCCATTCAGTGGTTGAACTAGTTGTTTCGGAAGGTGGATGCTTGAAGGTAAAGGCAGCTTTTGCTTAACCTATCCATAACCtgtttttatctaaattttccttCCAGAGTTCAAAGTCAAAggttaattttttgaattttttttatttttgtttgagtgGAATTGGCTTGGTGAAATCTAGTAAACACTGCCGATTTTATAATTTTGGGCATCCTTTGATGTGTAGAAGAACATTTAAATATGGGTCATTATTTGAGGATCTTTGTTTTATTACTTTACTGGGATTGGTATTCTTAATTTCTGAATTTGGGGTTTGCCTGTGATGAGCTTATTTTGGAATGATTATCTTAGTGTTTTGCCACATTGAATGACGTATAACATCATGCTGCTATCTTTCTCAATCTTCTGTTTTTAGTTCTTCAGCTTTTAGATGGACTACACCATGGAAAGCTGGTAGTTTAAAATGGTTATTGTTTTGCCTTTATTAAAAGTATCTACAAGTGATGGTTTCTCTTTGCTTCCCCTCCTTCTTAGGCCACTCTTCCTCCCGATTTTGAAGAATATCAAAGGTTGAGATGCAGAGTATCTTTTCACGCCCTTAAGTTTCGACAAGAAGTCCAGGAACTTTCTGCTAAGATTTTGCAGAGGCAAGTTTACTGTCTTCTCTCATTTAAGTTTGTTCTTCTCATTCATACACTTTTTCTCCTGTTGGCTTATGTATAGTTCATCATATGATTGTAGGTTACGAGCTCCTGGGCGTCCATTCATTGCATTTGACCCTGGCATGACTAGAGAATCTTTAGCGTATCATGGTTGTGCAGAACTGTTCCAGGTATATGATCAATCTGTGATACTGTCTCTTAAACTTCCTCATCTCTTCATATTTGAGCTATGGTGGTCTTTTTGCTAGGATGTACATACTGAACTTATTCAACACAAACGGTCTTGGATGCTTAAACGTGGAATTGTCAAGGGGAAGCTTTCAATCAACTCAGCCGAAGAAAGACTAAAAGGTTCCTGTCCTTTAATGCCTGAGGAGGTAAGATTTTCTTTTAGTTGTTTATAGTCAAATTGTTCATCTGCAATGAATTGGCAGAATACTCTCTCCAAAGATTGGTCATTTACATTTATTGCAGATGTATCTGAAGCCATATGTTTTGAGAGAGAACTACCCTGGTTGATTTACCCTGCTTGATTATATGATTTACCATTCTGATCTCTT
This sequence is a window from Vigna angularis cultivar LongXiaoDou No.4 chromosome 2, ASM1680809v1, whole genome shotgun sequence. Protein-coding genes within it:
- the LOC108329754 gene encoding O-fucosyltransferase 27, encoding MKGELKMKSKMKWVGLFGLVLSAFSIFIHFLLARFTQMGAADFESSITIFSWRPIFEKPIPPTNSPSHRRLWGPVKRLESLYPDSNPQGNYADPVSQTNGFIFVRIRGGFHEIRNSICDVVVVARLLNATLAMPEILSTTSSKGISSQFKSFAYLYNEEQFVLSLAKDVTIVRTLPKDLKGARRKKEIPVFRVPYSASPFYYFHHVLPVLKSHSVVELVVSEGGCLKATLPPDFEEYQRLRCRVSFHALKFRQEVQELSAKILQRLRAPGRPFIAFDPGMTRESLAYHGCAELFQDVHTELIQHKRSWMLKRGIVKGKLSINSAEERLKGSCPLMPEEIGTLLRAYGYSRDTIIYVSGGEVFGGQRTLIPLHSMFENVIDRTSLSTPWEMVRLYGQEVKLVETPGPPPFTEEVTKRAAWKNAGPRPRPLPPPPARPKSYNIEGWWGWVAESDNEPDSTVMELRTNAHKLLWEAIDYVICVEADVFIPGFDLDGKGHPNFASLVMGHRLYQSATSKTFRPDRKEAAKLLDEIRQHMHHANHTWLESVRRHLTKTLLDGIIEASSKSKLQSFLSHPVPECSCLRRDSFEVSKNSSSPSTSQLWKALSITRRCPAWMDSGPISLSKDKESEEVVDEDDSVSELFFGQSAENHEGEAEVNNKEENQFEDQEDEGGDR